In Candidatus Methylomirabilota bacterium, the genomic window CCGGACACCTGGGAGGACCTCTATACCGTCGGCAAGGAGCTCAAGAAGATGGGGAACCCGGTCGGCATCCCCATCAGCCAGAACTACGACTCCATCTCCACCGCGGGCCCGGTGCTGTGGTCTTTCGGCGGCATGGAGGTGGACAAGGACGGCAAGACGGTCAAGATCAACTCCCCCGCCACCGCGCAGACCATCGAGTGGTACAAGAAGATGTTCAAGGACTGCATGGAGCCGGAAGTGCTGTCGTGGTCCGATGCCAGCAACAACGAGTCCATCCAGCAGGGCAAGGCGGGCTGGATCCATAACCCGGTGTCGGCCTACATCATTGCTAAGCAGAAGAAGCTCGTCACCGCCGACGGCATCAACCACCACCGGAGCCTCGGGGGGCCGGCCGGCCGGCACGAGACGGACACGCCCCGCCACATCGGCATCTGGAAGTTCAGCAAGAACGTCGAGCCAGCCAAGGAGTGGATCAAGTACCTGATCGGCAAGAAGGAGAACTACGACGAGTACATCATGGCGGGTGACGCCTTCAACCTGCCCGTCTACGAGAAGCTCGCGGACCATCCGGTGCTGAGGACCGATGCGAAGTACGCGGCGCTGCGGGGCGAGGGCGTGCAGTACCACACCTACGGCTGGCCCGCACCGCCGTCCGACAAGGTGCAGCTCATCACCAACACCTATCTCCTGCCCAACATGATCGCCAAGGCGGTCACGGGCACCTCAACCAAGGACGCCATGGCCTGGGCCGAGGGGGAGATGAAGAAAATCATCGCGGGATAACGATGGCGGTCCGCGCCGACGAGCTCGCCGTTACGCGTAGCCGCCCCGGGATGCTGGGGCGGCTCCGCGTCTGGCTGGACCGGGAGCCGGTGCTGGGGCCGGTGTTCGTGACGCCGGCCCTGCTCCTGCTGCTGCTGCTCGTCGCCTATCCGTTCGTGATGGCGCTCTACTTCTCGATGTCGAACGCGTTCATCGGGCGGCCCAGCGAGTTCATCGGCATTCGCAACTTCGTGAAGCTCTGGGACTCGGACGTCTTCCGTCAGACCTTCCAGAACGCGTTCGTCTTCACCGGCATCGCGGTGCTGTTCAAGATCGTGCTGGGCATTTGCCTGGCCCTGCTCCTCAACGAGCAGCTCTGGTTCAAGCGCCTCATTCGGGGCGCAGTGCTCCTGCCGTGGGTCATTCCCACCGCACTCTCGACCCTCGGCTGGTGGTGGATGTTCAACTCGCTCTACAGCGTCGTGAACTGGACGGGCATCGCGCTGGGCATCATGGCGCCGCCGGGGCCGAACTGGCTGGGCCAGGCCCACTACGCGATGGCGGCAGTGATCACCGTCAACATCTGGCGCGGCCTTCCGTTCTTCGCCATCACGATCCTGGCGGGCCTCGTGGCGATCCCCAAGGAGCTCTACGAGGCGGCGGAGGCCGATGGGGCGGGGGCGAACGCCCGCTTCTGGCACATCACGCTGCCGCTGCTCAAGCCGGTGCTGGCGGTGGTGGTGCTTTTCTCCACCATACTCACCT contains:
- a CDS encoding ABC transporter substrate-binding protein, yielding MEPVSRRRFLVGSTAGLAGILATRVPPARGQVREVSYLCWNNFAPASDKKMAEIGQRFTKDTGIKLKIDHISHMGPQQAKYASEVQTQAGHDLVEMRMHFPWLYEPQLVDVSDVVTGLEKQYGKALSSSYEGAHVNGVWRAVPQYHGMFVATYREDLFKKASLKVPDTWEDLYTVGKELKKMGNPVGIPISQNYDSISTAGPVLWSFGGMEVDKDGKTVKINSPATAQTIEWYKKMFKDCMEPEVLSWSDASNNESIQQGKAGWIHNPVSAYIIAKQKKLVTADGINHHRSLGGPAGRHETDTPRHIGIWKFSKNVEPAKEWIKYLIGKKENYDEYIMAGDAFNLPVYEKLADHPVLRTDAKYAALRGEGVQYHTYGWPAPPSDKVQLITNTYLLPNMIAKAVTGTSTKDAMAWAEGEMKKIIAG
- a CDS encoding sugar ABC transporter permease — encoded protein: MAVRADELAVTRSRPGMLGRLRVWLDREPVLGPVFVTPALLLLLLLVAYPFVMALYFSMSNAFIGRPSEFIGIRNFVKLWDSDVFRQTFQNAFVFTGIAVLFKIVLGICLALLLNEQLWFKRLIRGAVLLPWVIPTALSTLGWWWMFNSLYSVVNWTGIALGIMAPPGPNWLGQAHYAMAAVITVNIWRGLPFFAITILAGLVAIPKELYEAAEADGAGANARFWHITLPLLKPVLAVVVLFSTILTFGDFNIVYVLTHGGPINSTHLFATLSRQIGIDTGRLGEGAAISLYLFPLLVFVVWAQLRFVRKQQF